The Anderseniella sp. Alg231-50 nucleotide sequence GCGGACGCCATGCCCGTATTTCGGCAGCAACCTGGCCGACACGCTGCTTGTCGATACCCGACACGACGATTTCCGTCGGTTTCGGCACCTTGATGTCGATGCCCTGCGGGATCGCGTAAACCACATCATGGCTGTAACCCAGATTGAGTTGCAGGCCCTGACCCTGGAGCGCGGCACGATAACCAACACCGTTGATTTCGAGCGTCTTGGTGAACCCGTCCGTTACACCGGTGATCAGGTTCGCGATCAAGGTACGAGACAGGCCCCACGCAGAGCGCGCCGGCTTGGTCTGGTCAACGGGAGATACACTGATCTCGTCGTTCTCATGCTTGACACTGACCAGGTCAACCAACTGAGTTTGCATCTCACCCTTGGGTCCCTTGACCGTGATGGTCTGGCCCTCAAGGGTAACGGTTACACCACTTGGCACCGGTACCGGTTTTTTACCAATACGAGACATGGGCTTCCTTGCCTCCGATCCTTAATTCAACTGTCACCTGCCCCCAATGGGCATCAACAGAAACAACAACAAATAGCGTGTATCGCCTGCAGCCTTAAAAGACCGTGCAGAGAACCTCGCCACCAACATTATTTTCACGTGCCTGGCTGTCAGACATGACACCCTTTGACGTGGACATGATCGCCACACCGAGGCCGTTATAGATCGTCGGCAACTCGCCGACAGATGCATATACGCGACGGCCCGGCTTGGATACGCGCTTGATTTCGCGAATGCCCGGCTCACCGTCAAAATACTTCAGCTCGACTTCAAGCTCTGCCTGGCCGGTTGTGCGCTCGGTTACTGCGAATCCGCGAATGTAACCTTCAGACTGCAATACTTCCAGCACACGCTCACGCAGACGCGATGACGGGCTTGCCACTTTGGACTTGCCACGCTGCTGCGCATTGCGGATGCGGGTCAACATATCGCCGATTGGATCCGTGACGTTCATTTTTTGCTCTTTCCTCTAGAACCTTGGCGTGCCGTTACCAGCTCGACTTGACCACACCGGGGATCAACCCCTGGTTGGCCAGATCACGCAATGCAATTCGAGACATGGCCATCTTGCGATAATACCCGCGCGGACGACCGGACACTTCACAACGGTTGCGCACCCGGATGGCGGCGGAGTTGCGAGGCAATTCAGCCAGCTTCAGGCGTGCCGCAAAACGCTCTTCCATCGGCAGCGACTTGTCGTTGGCGATAGCACGAAGCTGCGCGCGTTTGCCGGCATACTGCTTCACCAGACGCTTGCGGCGGTTGTTCTTCTCAATTGCACTTTTCTTTGCCATGAGTTCTTCCGTTTCCTTGTTCTTCTCGTTGTCCTACGCCGCAGCCTGCTGACCCTGGCGTATACGGAACGGGAAGTTGAATGCCGCCAGCAACGCCCGAGCTTCGTCGTTGGTGTTTGCTGTCGTGCAAATTACGATGTCCAGTCCCCACATGCGGTCGATTTTGTCGTAATCGATTTCCGGGAACACGATGTGCTCTTTCAGGCCGGTTGCATAATTGCCGCGGCCGTCAAAGCTCTGGTCTGAAAGACCACGAAAGTCACGAACGCGCGGCAGTGCGATATTGATGTAGCGGTCCAGAAATTCGTACATCTGCTGCTTGCGCAGGGTAACCTTCACACCAATGTCCATGCCTTCACGCAACTTGAATGTCGCGATCGACTTGCGGGCCTTGGTGACGGTGACTTTCTGACCGGCGATCTTGGTCAATTCTTCGGCGGCCACCTTGACCAGCTTGGAATCGCCAACGGCATCTCCGACACCCATGTTCAGCACGACCTTGTCGAGCTTCGGCACCTGCATCGGGTTTGTATAGCCGAACTGTTCGATCAGCTTTGCGCGAATCTCGTCGTCATAGAGCTTGCGCAGGCGTGGTACATATACATCAGCCATCGATCACCTCCCCGGAGCGCCTGGCGACCCGGACTTTCTTACCGTCGTCGAGAACCTTGAACCCGACGCGTGTTGCCTTGCCGTCCTTCGGATCAATGTGCGCCAGATTGGACACATGGATGGACAACTCCTTGCTGACGATGCCACCTTCTTGAGCACCGGTCTGCTTCTGGTGTTTACGTGCAACATTCACACCGCTTACAACGGCACGATTTTCCTTCGGAAAGATCTTGAGCACGTCACCGGACTTGCCCTTGTCCTTGCCGGCGACCACGATCACGCGATCACCCTTTTTCAATTTCAGTTTCACAGCCATCACAGCACCTCCGGTGCAAGCGAAATAATCTTCATGTGGTTGCGGCCACGCAGTTCACGGGGAACGGGACCGAAAATACGGGTTCCAACCGGCTCACCCTGGTTGTTGATCAACACAGCGGCGTTGCGGTCAAAACGAATTGCAGAGCCATCACCACGCTGGATATCTTTCGCGGTGCGGACGACGACCGCCTTCATCACGGCGCCCTTCTTGACGCGGCCGCGCGGAATGGCATCCTTGATGGATACGACGATGATATCGCCGACGCGCGCATATTTACGCTTCGAACCGCCCAGTACCTTGATGCACTGGACGCGGCGAGCGCCGGAATTGTCGGCGACGTCGAGATTTGTTTCTACCTGGATCATGGCTTCATCCGTTGTTCTTGATGCCCGTTCGCCCTGTCGTTCTGATCAGCGGCGCAGCAGCACGTTCAAATTCTGTTGTCAGACCTATTCGACGACAAGCGCCCAGGTCTTGCTGCGCGACATCGGACGACATTCTTCGATACGAACGATGTCCCCTGTCTTTGCAGAGTTTGCTTCATCATGTGCATGGTACTTCTTGGTACGGCGCACGGTCTTTTTCATCATCGGGTGGGTGAAACGGCGTTCGACACGAACCACGATGGTCTTGTCGTTTTTGTCGCTTACCACGACACCCTGTAGAATACGTTTGGGCATGGGCTCGAAACTCCAATCAATTCGCTGGTGCAGCGACAGCGCGTGAACGCTGTGCCGTCTTGATGCGGGCAATGTCGCG carries:
- the rplE gene encoding 50S ribosomal protein L5, which codes for MADVYVPRLRKLYDDEIRAKLIEQFGYTNPMQVPKLDKVVLNMGVGDAVGDSKLVKVAAEELTKIAGQKVTVTKARKSIATFKLREGMDIGVKVTLRKQQMYEFLDRYINIALPRVRDFRGLSDQSFDGRGNYATGLKEHIVFPEIDYDKIDRMWGLDIVICTTANTNDEARALLAAFNFPFRIRQGQQAAA
- the rplX gene encoding 50S ribosomal protein L24 — its product is MKLKLKKGDRVIVVAGKDKGKSGDVLKIFPKENRAVVSGVNVARKHQKQTGAQEGGIVSKELSIHVSNLAHIDPKDGKATRVGFKVLDDGKKVRVARRSGEVIDG
- the rpsN gene encoding 30S ribosomal protein S14 is translated as MAKKSAIEKNNRRKRLVKQYAGKRAQLRAIANDKSLPMEERFAARLKLAELPRNSAAIRVRNRCEVSGRPRGYYRKMAMSRIALRDLANQGLIPGVVKSSW
- the rplF gene encoding 50S ribosomal protein L6, translated to MSRIGKKPVPVPSGVTVTLEGQTITVKGPKGEMQTQLVDLVSVKHENDEISVSPVDQTKPARSAWGLSRTLIANLITGVTDGFTKTLEINGVGYRAALQGQGLQLNLGYSHDVVYAIPQGIDIKVPKPTEIVVSGIDKQRVGQVAAEIRAWRPPEPYKGKGVKYADETIFRKEGKKK
- the rplN gene encoding 50S ribosomal protein L14; protein product: MIQVETNLDVADNSGARRVQCIKVLGGSKRKYARVGDIIVVSIKDAIPRGRVKKGAVMKAVVVRTAKDIQRGDGSAIRFDRNAAVLINNQGEPVGTRIFGPVPRELRGRNHMKIISLAPEVL
- the rpsQ gene encoding 30S ribosomal protein S17 translates to MPKRILQGVVVSDKNDKTIVVRVERRFTHPMMKKTVRRTKKYHAHDEANSAKTGDIVRIEECRPMSRSKTWALVVE
- the rpsH gene encoding 30S ribosomal protein S8, producing the protein MNVTDPIGDMLTRIRNAQQRGKSKVASPSSRLRERVLEVLQSEGYIRGFAVTERTTGQAELEVELKYFDGEPGIREIKRVSKPGRRVYASVGELPTIYNGLGVAIMSTSKGVMSDSQARENNVGGEVLCTVF